One window of the Agrobacterium larrymoorei genome contains the following:
- a CDS encoding class I SAM-dependent methyltransferase — translation MDSANGYGSNFGLRDEIKAFWSARAATFDLSPGHEIFSEDERAAWHRLVLKHLGRGEGRQALDLASGTGVISHLMDDLGFRVTGLDWAEPMLERAKAKAKSRNRQITFRMGDAENTMEPDATYDVVINRHLVWTLVDPQAAFREWLRVLKPGGQVLIVDGDFVNVTRMEKFLKDLANWLQRRGLLKAEAVHMPPDMAGTHNNILSRVYFSNGARAEAVAALLRDAGFENVTIDTDLRDVHKSQAKNWNVLKAAARGIQHRYAICARKPG, via the coding sequence ATGGACAGCGCAAATGGTTATGGAAGCAATTTTGGTTTGAGAGATGAGATCAAGGCCTTTTGGTCCGCTCGCGCTGCCACCTTCGATCTTTCACCCGGGCATGAAATCTTTTCTGAGGACGAACGCGCTGCCTGGCATCGGCTCGTGTTGAAGCATCTGGGACGGGGTGAGGGGAGGCAGGCGCTGGATCTTGCCAGCGGCACGGGCGTCATCTCGCATCTGATGGATGATCTTGGCTTCCGTGTCACCGGTCTCGACTGGGCAGAACCCATGCTGGAGCGCGCTAAGGCCAAGGCGAAGAGCCGAAACCGGCAGATCACTTTCCGAATGGGCGACGCGGAAAACACCATGGAGCCGGACGCGACCTATGATGTGGTGATCAACCGCCATCTCGTCTGGACCTTGGTCGATCCGCAGGCCGCCTTCCGCGAATGGCTGCGGGTCTTGAAACCCGGCGGGCAGGTGCTGATCGTCGATGGCGATTTCGTCAATGTCACCCGCATGGAGAAGTTTCTGAAAGACCTCGCGAACTGGCTGCAAAGGCGCGGGCTTCTAAAAGCCGAAGCGGTGCACATGCCGCCGGATATGGCGGGCACGCATAACAACATTCTCTCACGCGTCTATTTTTCCAATGGTGCGCGTGCCGAGGCAGTGGCAGCACTGCTGCGCGATGCCGGCTTCGAGAACGTGACGATCGACACCGATCTTCGCGACGTTCACAAGAGCCAGGCAAAGAACTGGAATGTCCTGAAGGCTGCGGCGCGTGGCATTCAGCACCGCTACGCTATCTGTGCGCGCAAGCCGGGATAA
- a CDS encoding ABC transporter ATP-binding protein, producing MALLQIDNLTVEFETANGWFRAVDGVSISVDPGEVLAIVGESGSGKSVSMLAVMGLLPWTARITADRMLFQGKDIQKLSASDRRKLIGKDVAMIFQEPVASLNPCFTVGFQIEEVLRIHMGLDKKARRARAIELFKLVGLPDPEERLKHFPHQMSGGQCQRVMIAIAIACNPKLLIADEPTTALDVTIQKQILDLIMRLQAENGMGLIMITHDMGVVAETADRVVVQYKGRKMEEADVLTLFENPKSNYTKALLAALPENATGDRLTTVSQFFDGTPTPASSIGGETA from the coding sequence ATGGCACTTCTGCAAATCGATAATCTCACCGTCGAGTTCGAAACCGCCAATGGCTGGTTCCGCGCCGTGGATGGCGTGTCGATCTCGGTCGATCCGGGTGAAGTGCTTGCCATCGTCGGCGAGTCCGGCTCCGGCAAGTCCGTTTCCATGCTGGCCGTCATGGGCCTGCTGCCGTGGACGGCGCGCATCACCGCCGACCGCATGCTCTTTCAGGGCAAGGATATCCAGAAGCTCAGCGCATCCGATCGCCGCAAGCTGATCGGCAAGGATGTCGCCATGATCTTCCAGGAGCCGGTTGCAAGCCTCAACCCTTGCTTCACCGTCGGTTTCCAGATCGAGGAAGTTCTGCGCATCCATATGGGTCTGGACAAGAAGGCACGGCGCGCCCGTGCCATTGAACTCTTCAAGCTCGTGGGGCTGCCGGACCCGGAAGAACGCCTGAAGCACTTCCCTCATCAGATGTCTGGCGGCCAGTGCCAGCGCGTGATGATCGCCATCGCGATTGCCTGCAATCCAAAGCTCCTGATCGCCGACGAGCCGACGACCGCGCTCGACGTGACGATCCAGAAGCAGATCCTCGATCTTATCATGCGCCTGCAGGCAGAAAACGGCATGGGCCTGATCATGATCACCCACGATATGGGCGTGGTGGCGGAAACGGCGGATCGCGTCGTGGTTCAGTACAAGGGTCGCAAGATGGAGGAGGCCGACGTGCTCACTCTGTTTGAAAACCCGAAGAGCAACTATACCAAGGCACTTCTGGCAGCGTTGCCGGAGAATGCGACGGGCGATCGCCTGACCACCGTTTCGCAGTTCTTCGACGGTACACCGACGCCAGCCTCGAGCATTGGGGGAGAAACGGCATGA
- a CDS encoding outer membrane protein translates to MSNKFRSYAVAAAALLAASPVVAADLTSSYEAPPAYNEPASSSWTGAYAGGHIGAAMPSANPFRDGKGLALGVQGGYNYDLGGAVVGGELEATHLGDTRVSVPNGNLRERWRVAAKAKAGVKMDETLIYGTAGLTVTSLRDGDNVVGPDGMKEGYLLGAGIEHKFNQQISGKVEYNYVATNDVRTFSGGTTSRTDISDNVVKGGLNYHF, encoded by the coding sequence ATGTCCAATAAATTCAGATCTTATGCTGTTGCCGCTGCGGCACTTTTGGCTGCAAGCCCGGTTGTTGCGGCAGACCTTACCTCGTCCTACGAAGCGCCTCCGGCCTATAACGAGCCAGCAAGCTCGTCCTGGACAGGTGCTTATGCCGGTGGCCATATCGGCGCTGCCATGCCAAGTGCAAACCCGTTCCGTGACGGCAAGGGCTTGGCGCTCGGCGTTCAGGGCGGCTACAATTACGATCTCGGCGGCGCAGTCGTCGGTGGTGAACTTGAGGCAACCCATCTTGGCGATACCCGCGTCTCCGTTCCAAACGGAAATCTTCGTGAGCGCTGGCGCGTTGCGGCCAAGGCTAAGGCTGGCGTCAAGATGGACGAAACACTGATCTATGGTACAGCCGGTCTTACGGTCACGAGCCTTCGCGATGGCGACAATGTCGTCGGCCCTGATGGAATGAAGGAAGGGTATCTGCTGGGCGCTGGTATCGAACACAAGTTCAATCAGCAGATTTCAGGTAAGGTTGAATATAACTACGTCGCGACAAACGATGTCCGGACATTCTCCGGCGGCACCACATCGCGGACGGATATCAGCGACAACGTCGTTAAGGGTGGCCTGAACTACCACTTCTAA
- a CDS encoding ABC transporter permease subunit: MADTAITKTAAPVSSAAMRKQMLKEFWFYFSENKGAVIGLYVFIALVIIAVFAHFIAPHSPFEQYRDAVLLPPAWVQGGRLTYLLGTDPVGRDILSRLIYGAQYSLFIGVFVTTLSLTTGVVIGVLAGYYRGWLDTAIMRLMDIILAFPSLLLALVLVAILGPGLTNGMIAIALVLQPHFVRLTRAAVMSEKSKDYVTASRLAGAGPLRLMFRTILPNCTAPLIVQATLSFSNAILDAAALGFLGMGAQPPAPEWGTMLAEAREFILRAWWVVTFPGLAILITVLAINLMGDGLRDALDPKLKRS, from the coding sequence ATGGCCGATACCGCTATTACCAAAACCGCAGCACCGGTTTCCTCTGCCGCCATGCGCAAGCAGATGCTCAAGGAATTCTGGTTCTATTTCTCCGAGAACAAGGGCGCCGTGATCGGGCTCTATGTGTTCATCGCGCTCGTGATCATCGCCGTCTTCGCACACTTCATCGCGCCGCACTCGCCGTTCGAGCAGTATCGTGACGCCGTCCTTCTGCCGCCCGCCTGGGTGCAAGGGGGACGCCTGACCTATCTGCTCGGCACCGACCCTGTCGGCCGCGATATCCTGTCCCGCCTGATCTATGGCGCGCAGTATTCGCTGTTCATCGGCGTCTTCGTCACCACCCTGTCCTTGACCACCGGCGTCGTCATCGGCGTTCTCGCAGGCTATTATCGCGGCTGGCTCGATACCGCCATCATGCGTTTGATGGACATCATCCTGGCCTTTCCGTCGCTGCTTCTGGCGCTCGTTCTCGTCGCCATTCTTGGACCGGGGCTGACCAACGGCATGATCGCGATTGCGCTCGTTCTTCAGCCGCATTTCGTGCGCCTGACCCGTGCCGCCGTCATGTCGGAGAAATCCAAGGATTACGTTACGGCCTCGCGCTTGGCAGGCGCCGGTCCGCTGCGTCTGATGTTCCGCACCATTCTGCCGAACTGCACCGCGCCGCTCATCGTTCAGGCGACGCTTTCCTTCTCCAACGCCATTCTCGATGCTGCCGCTCTCGGCTTCCTCGGCATGGGCGCGCAGCCGCCCGCACCCGAATGGGGCACCATGCTTGCCGAAGCGCGTGAATTCATTCTACGCGCATGGTGGGTCGTCACTTTCCCCGGTCTTGCCATCCTCATCACCGTTCTTGCCATCAACCTGATGGGCGACGGTCTGCGTGATGCGCTCGACCCGAAACTGAAGAGGTCCTGA
- a CDS encoding dipeptide ABC transporter ATP-binding protein: MSDNKIMLEIRDMKRDYHIPGGFLKKSKTVHAVKGVSFKLETGKTLAIVGESGCGKSTLARMLTFIDEPTSGDLFIDGEKMDTRPGHLTPEMRQKVQIVFQNPYGSLNPRQKIGDVLGESLLINTNMSAAERREKATDMLVRVGLGPEHYNRYPHMFSGGQRQRIAIARALMLNPKLLVLDEPVSALDLSVQAQVLNLLADLQDEFGLTYVFISHDLSVVKYIADEVMVMYFGEAVEYGTRDEVFSDPKHSYTRTLFAATPKSDVESIRARMAAKAMAKAG, from the coding sequence ATGAGCGACAACAAGATCATGCTCGAAATCCGTGACATGAAACGGGATTACCATATCCCCGGCGGATTTCTGAAAAAGAGCAAGACGGTCCATGCCGTCAAGGGCGTGTCCTTCAAGCTCGAGACCGGCAAGACGCTGGCAATCGTCGGCGAAAGTGGCTGCGGCAAGTCGACGCTTGCCCGCATGCTGACCTTCATCGACGAGCCGACCTCCGGCGATCTCTTCATCGATGGCGAGAAGATGGACACACGTCCCGGCCACCTGACGCCGGAAATGCGCCAGAAGGTGCAGATCGTGTTCCAGAACCCATACGGCTCGCTCAACCCGCGCCAGAAGATCGGCGACGTGCTGGGTGAATCCCTTCTGATCAACACCAACATGTCCGCCGCCGAGCGTCGCGAAAAGGCAACCGACATGCTGGTGCGCGTCGGTCTCGGCCCTGAGCATTACAACCGCTATCCGCACATGTTCTCCGGTGGTCAGCGCCAGCGTATCGCCATTGCGCGTGCACTGATGCTCAATCCGAAGCTCCTTGTGCTGGACGAGCCGGTTTCCGCGCTCGACCTTTCGGTCCAGGCCCAGGTGCTGAACTTGCTCGCCGACCTTCAGGACGAGTTTGGCCTGACCTATGTCTTCATCAGCCATGACCTGTCGGTGGTAAAATATATCGCCGATGAAGTGATGGTGATGTATTTCGGCGAAGCGGTTGAATACGGCACCCGCGACGAGGTCTTTTCCGACCCGAAGCACAGCTACACCCGCACATTGTTTGCGGCGACGCCAAAATCGGATGTGGAGTCGATCCGGGCTCGTATGGCCGCCAAGGCGATGGCGAAAGCCGGCTGA
- a CDS encoding sugar phosphate isomerase/epimerase family protein, with translation MKTIKGPGLFLGQFAGDAAPFNSWDAITKWAAEKGYVGVQVPTWASQLIDLKKAAESKDYCDEFSGVARQNGVEVTELSTHLQGQLVAVHPAYDEAFDGFAAPEVRGNPKARQEWAVEQVKLALKASRNLGIDAHATFSGALAWPFIYPWPQRPAGLVETAFDELARRWTPILDFADEQGVDVCYEIHPGEDLHDGVTFEMFLERVKNHSRANMLYDPSHYVLQCLDYLDNIDIYKDRIKMFHVKDAEFNPTGRQGVYGGYQGWVNRAGRFRSLGDGQVDFGAVFSKMAANDFDGWAVVEWECALKHPEDGAREGAEFVKAHIIRVTEKAFDDFASSGTDDAANRRMLGL, from the coding sequence ATGAAGACGATCAAGGGCCCCGGTTTGTTTCTGGGTCAGTTCGCGGGAGATGCCGCACCCTTCAATAGCTGGGACGCGATCACTAAATGGGCCGCTGAAAAAGGCTATGTCGGTGTTCAAGTGCCGACATGGGCGAGCCAGTTGATCGACCTTAAGAAGGCCGCGGAATCCAAGGATTATTGCGACGAGTTTTCGGGCGTTGCGCGCCAGAACGGTGTCGAAGTGACCGAGCTTTCGACCCATCTTCAGGGTCAGCTTGTGGCGGTCCACCCTGCTTATGATGAAGCCTTTGACGGTTTTGCAGCGCCGGAAGTGCGCGGCAATCCCAAGGCGCGGCAGGAATGGGCGGTGGAGCAGGTCAAACTCGCCTTGAAGGCATCGCGCAATCTCGGCATCGATGCACACGCAACATTCTCAGGCGCGCTCGCTTGGCCCTTCATCTACCCATGGCCGCAGCGTCCTGCAGGCCTGGTGGAAACCGCATTCGACGAACTTGCAAGGCGCTGGACGCCGATCCTGGACTTCGCCGACGAGCAGGGTGTCGATGTCTGCTACGAAATTCATCCAGGCGAAGATCTGCATGATGGCGTAACCTTCGAAATGTTCCTGGAGCGGGTGAAGAACCATAGCCGCGCCAACATGCTTTACGATCCGTCGCATTACGTGCTGCAGTGCCTGGATTATCTCGACAACATCGATATCTACAAAGACCGCATCAAGATGTTCCACGTCAAGGATGCGGAGTTCAATCCGACGGGACGCCAGGGCGTCTATGGCGGTTATCAGGGTTGGGTCAACCGCGCGGGCCGCTTCCGCTCGCTTGGCGACGGCCAGGTGGATTTCGGTGCGGTCTTCTCAAAGATGGCAGCCAATGATTTCGATGGCTGGGCCGTGGTCGAATGGGAATGCGCCTTGAAGCATCCCGAAGACGGCGCGCGTGAAGGTGCAGAATTTGTCAAGGCGCATATCATCCGCGTCACGGAGAAGGCCTTCGACGATTTCGCCTCCAGCGGCACAGATGACGCGGCCAACCGGCGTATGCTTGGCCTGTAA
- a CDS encoding ABC transporter permease subunit, giving the protein MIGFLVRRIAVLIPTFIGVSIIAFLFIRLLPGDPVALLSGERVMSPERHAQISAALGLDRPLVIQYFDYLKGILTGDFGTSIVSKSPIIDQFFALFPATVELSFCAIILAICIGIPAGVFAAIKRGSIFDQGLMGIALVGYSMPIFWWGLLLIILFSGILQWTPVSGRISLMYYFPPVTGFMLIDSLLSGQKGAFTSALSHLALPSIVLATIPLAVIARQTRSAMLEVLSEDYVRTARAKGLSPFRVIGIHALRNAMIPVITTIGLQVGVMLAGAILTETIFSWPGIGKWMVDSVFRRDYPVIQGGLLLIAGIIMVVNLIVDLLYGLINPRIRH; this is encoded by the coding sequence ATGATTGGCTTTCTCGTGCGGCGTATTGCCGTGCTCATCCCGACATTCATCGGGGTTTCCATTATCGCGTTCCTGTTCATCCGGCTTCTGCCGGGCGATCCGGTGGCGCTGCTCTCCGGCGAACGCGTCATGTCGCCAGAGCGTCATGCGCAGATCAGCGCGGCTCTCGGTCTCGACCGTCCGCTGGTGATCCAGTATTTCGACTATCTGAAGGGCATTCTGACAGGTGATTTCGGCACGTCCATCGTGTCCAAGTCGCCGATCATCGATCAGTTCTTCGCGCTCTTTCCGGCAACCGTCGAACTCTCCTTCTGCGCCATCATCCTGGCTATCTGCATTGGCATTCCGGCAGGTGTGTTCGCGGCCATCAAGCGCGGCTCGATCTTCGATCAGGGGCTGATGGGCATCGCGCTCGTCGGCTATTCCATGCCAATCTTCTGGTGGGGCCTGCTGCTGATCATCCTGTTTTCCGGCATTCTGCAATGGACACCGGTTTCGGGACGCATCTCGCTGATGTACTACTTCCCGCCGGTCACTGGCTTCATGCTGATCGACTCGCTGCTGTCTGGGCAGAAGGGGGCATTCACCTCCGCGCTTAGCCATCTGGCGCTGCCATCGATCGTGCTTGCCACCATTCCACTCGCCGTCATTGCGCGCCAGACGCGTTCGGCCATGCTGGAAGTGCTGTCGGAAGACTATGTGCGTACCGCACGCGCCAAGGGCCTTTCTCCCTTCCGGGTGATCGGCATCCATGCGCTGCGCAACGCCATGATCCCGGTCATCACCACCATCGGTCTCCAGGTCGGCGTCATGCTGGCGGGTGCCATCCTCACCGAAACGATCTTCTCCTGGCCGGGCATCGGCAAGTGGATGGTCGATTCCGTCTTCCGCCGCGATTACCCGGTTATCCAGGGCGGCCTGCTGTTGATTGCGGGCATCATCATGGTCGTCAACCTCATCGTTGACCTCCTGTATGGCCTGATCAACCCGCGCATCCGGCACTAA
- a CDS encoding superoxide dismutase yields MILTRRAILAAGAASAAATVLSTPSIGRAATPFEQPALPFKEDALAPHISAKTVGLHYGKHHKAYFDKLNMLSKDKPYADMKLEEIVTASYGKAADKKIFNNAAQAWNHIFYWDQFVPGGPNRPEGKTADEINAAFGNYDKFIEKAVAASDEVFGTGWVWLTRDDANKLALVGYEDGNNPVAVGRPAYLGIDIWEHAYYVDYENRKPAHIKAVLENLVNWRVVGDKISAA; encoded by the coding sequence ATGATACTAACAAGACGCGCAATCCTTGCTGCCGGCGCCGCCTCCGCTGCGGCAACGGTTCTTTCAACGCCGTCTATCGGCCGTGCCGCAACTCCTTTCGAGCAACCCGCCCTTCCCTTCAAGGAGGACGCACTCGCACCGCATATTTCGGCAAAAACGGTCGGCTTGCATTACGGCAAGCACCACAAAGCCTATTTCGACAAGCTCAATATGCTTTCGAAGGACAAGCCCTATGCGGACATGAAGCTGGAAGAGATCGTGACCGCGTCTTACGGAAAGGCGGCAGACAAGAAAATCTTCAACAACGCAGCCCAGGCGTGGAACCACATTTTCTACTGGGACCAGTTCGTACCCGGCGGCCCGAACAGACCAGAGGGAAAAACGGCGGATGAAATCAACGCCGCATTCGGCAATTATGACAAGTTCATCGAAAAAGCCGTCGCGGCATCCGATGAGGTCTTCGGCACGGGCTGGGTATGGCTCACCAGAGACGACGCGAACAAACTTGCGCTGGTCGGCTATGAGGACGGCAACAATCCTGTGGCTGTCGGTCGCCCCGCCTATCTCGGCATCGATATATGGGAACATGCCTATTACGTCGACTACGAGAACCGTAAGCCCGCGCATATCAAGGCCGTGCTGGAAAACCTCGTGAACTGGCGTGTCGTGGGCGACAAAATCTCGGCAGCCTGA
- a CDS encoding ABC transporter substrate-binding protein: protein MRYKLGIIVAALLSATCFANVASAKTFVYCSEGSPEGFDPGLYTAGTTFDAAAHTVYNRLLEFEKGTTKPIPGLAESWEVSKDGKEYTFKLRPGVKFQTTDFFTPTRDLNADDVVFSIERQIKTDNPWHQYVPGTSWEYAAGMGFPELIKSVEKVDDMTVKFTLNRPEAPFLANLAMPFASIVSKEYTDKLAAEGKQAELNQKPVGTGPFAFVGYQQDAVIRYKANKDYWGGAPKIDDLVFAITTDAAVRYQKLKAGECHLMPYPNAADVQSMKADPNLKVMEQEGLNVAYLAYNTTQAPFDKVEVRKALNKAINKKAIVDAVFQGMATPAKNPLPPTMWSYNDKIEDDTYDLDAAKKMLADAGVKDLSMKVWAMPVSRPYMLNARRAAEIIQDDFAKIGVKVEIVSYEWAEYLDRSKAKDRDGAVMLGWTGDNGDPDNFLDTLLGCEAVGGNNRAQWCNKEFNDLVKKAKVTTDQAERTKLYEEAQVVFKKEAPWATLDHSLSIVPMRKEVTGFVQSPLGDFTFENVDITE, encoded by the coding sequence ATGAGATACAAACTTGGCATCATCGTCGCCGCCCTGCTTTCGGCGACGTGCTTCGCAAACGTAGCCAGTGCGAAAACCTTCGTTTACTGCTCCGAAGGTTCGCCAGAAGGCTTCGATCCTGGCCTCTACACAGCCGGCACCACCTTCGACGCCGCTGCACACACCGTTTACAACCGCCTGCTGGAATTCGAAAAGGGCACCACCAAGCCAATTCCAGGGCTCGCCGAGAGCTGGGAAGTTTCCAAGGATGGCAAGGAGTACACCTTCAAGCTCCGTCCCGGCGTCAAGTTCCAGACCACAGACTTCTTCACACCGACCCGCGACCTGAATGCCGATGACGTTGTTTTCTCCATCGAGCGCCAGATCAAGACCGACAACCCTTGGCACCAGTATGTTCCGGGCACGTCCTGGGAATATGCCGCCGGCATGGGCTTCCCTGAACTGATCAAGTCGGTCGAAAAAGTCGACGACATGACGGTCAAGTTCACGCTGAACCGTCCGGAAGCTCCCTTCCTTGCAAACCTCGCAATGCCTTTCGCTTCGATCGTTTCGAAGGAATACACCGACAAGCTCGCCGCTGAAGGCAAGCAGGCAGAACTGAACCAGAAGCCAGTCGGCACCGGTCCGTTTGCTTTCGTCGGCTACCAGCAGGACGCCGTCATCCGCTACAAGGCCAATAAGGATTATTGGGGCGGCGCACCGAAGATCGACGATCTCGTTTTCGCCATCACCACCGATGCTGCCGTTCGCTACCAGAAGCTGAAGGCTGGCGAATGCCACCTGATGCCTTACCCGAATGCCGCTGACGTGCAGTCGATGAAGGCCGACCCGAACCTCAAGGTCATGGAGCAGGAAGGCCTCAACGTTGCCTACCTCGCCTACAACACCACCCAGGCTCCGTTCGACAAGGTCGAAGTGCGCAAGGCGCTGAACAAGGCCATCAACAAGAAGGCTATTGTCGACGCTGTCTTCCAGGGCATGGCAACACCTGCCAAGAACCCGCTGCCGCCGACCATGTGGTCCTATAACGACAAGATCGAAGACGATACCTACGATCTCGACGCTGCAAAGAAGATGCTCGCAGACGCTGGCGTGAAGGACCTTTCCATGAAGGTCTGGGCAATGCCTGTTTCGCGTCCATACATGCTGAACGCCCGCCGCGCTGCCGAAATCATCCAGGATGATTTCGCCAAGATCGGTGTGAAGGTCGAAATCGTTTCTTACGAATGGGCCGAATATCTCGACCGCTCCAAGGCCAAGGATCGTGACGGCGCCGTCATGCTCGGCTGGACCGGCGACAATGGCGATCCGGACAACTTCCTTGACACACTGCTCGGCTGCGAAGCCGTTGGTGGTAACAACCGTGCACAGTGGTGCAACAAGGAGTTCAACGATCTGGTGAAGAAGGCCAAGGTTACGACCGATCAGGCCGAGCGCACCAAGCTCTACGAAGAAGCTCAGGTTGTCTTCAAGAAGGAAGCACCTTGGGCGACGCTCGACCACTCCCTGTCCATCGTTCCGATGCGCAAGGAAGTAACGGGCTTCGTCCAGAGCCCGCTGGGTGACTTCACGTTCGAAAACGTCGACATCACCGAGTAA
- a CDS encoding Gfo/Idh/MocA family protein, with protein sequence MAIEGKTTDKASKRIRLGMVGGGSGAFIGGVHRMAARLDNRFELVAGALSSTPEKSKASGLELGLDEDRCYGSYEEMAEKEAAREDGIEAVAIVTPNHVHYPAAKAFLERGIHVICDKPLTSNLEDARKLKEVADKADALFVLTHNYTGYPMVRHARELVESGALGDIRLVQMEYPQDWLAEPIEQTGAKQAVWRTDPAQSGAGGSTGDIGTHAYNLGCFISGLELDELAADVHTFVEGRRLDDNAHVMLRFKAKDGKQAAKGLLWCSQVAVGHENGLKVRVYGTKAGLEWTQADPNYLWFTKLGEPKQLITRGGAGAGEAAARVTRIPSGHPEGYLEAFATIYSEAANAIDARRNGSDLDKAVIYPTVDDGVKGVAFVEACIRSSKDNGNWVKI encoded by the coding sequence ATGGCAATTGAAGGAAAGACGACCGACAAGGCGTCCAAGCGTATTCGCCTCGGCATGGTCGGCGGCGGCAGCGGCGCTTTCATCGGCGGCGTTCACCGCATGGCGGCGCGCCTCGACAACCGCTTTGAACTGGTGGCAGGCGCGTTGTCGTCCACGCCGGAGAAGTCCAAGGCCTCCGGTCTGGAATTGGGGCTCGACGAAGACCGCTGCTACGGTTCCTATGAGGAAATGGCGGAAAAGGAAGCGGCACGCGAGGATGGTATCGAAGCCGTCGCCATCGTCACGCCGAACCATGTTCATTATCCCGCGGCCAAAGCCTTTCTGGAGCGCGGCATCCACGTCATTTGCGACAAACCGCTGACCTCCAACCTCGAAGACGCCAGGAAGCTGAAAGAGGTCGCCGATAAGGCTGATGCGCTGTTCGTGCTGACCCACAATTATACCGGCTATCCCATGGTGCGCCATGCACGGGAACTGGTGGAAAGTGGCGCGCTTGGCGATATTCGCCTGGTGCAGATGGAGTATCCGCAGGACTGGCTGGCCGAGCCGATCGAACAGACCGGCGCCAAGCAGGCGGTCTGGAGAACGGACCCCGCACAGTCGGGTGCAGGCGGCTCGACCGGTGACATCGGCACGCACGCTTACAACCTCGGCTGCTTCATCTCCGGGCTTGAACTGGACGAACTCGCGGCCGACGTACACACCTTTGTCGAAGGGCGGCGCCTGGATGACAACGCGCATGTCATGCTGCGCTTCAAGGCAAAAGACGGTAAGCAGGCGGCCAAAGGTCTTCTGTGGTGCAGCCAGGTCGCCGTCGGCCACGAAAACGGTTTGAAGGTACGCGTCTACGGCACCAAGGCGGGGCTGGAATGGACGCAGGCGGACCCGAACTATCTGTGGTTCACCAAGCTCGGAGAGCCAAAGCAACTGATCACCCGTGGCGGCGCCGGTGCAGGTGAAGCGGCAGCCCGGGTGACCCGCATTCCCTCGGGCCACCCGGAAGGTTACCTCGAAGCCTTTGCGACGATCTATTCGGAAGCCGCAAACGCCATCGACGCGCGCCGCAACGGTTCTGACCTCGACAAGGCTGTCATCTACCCGACTGTTGATGACGGTGTGAAAGGCGTTGCCTTCGTGGAGGCATGCATTCGTTCGTCAAAGGACAACGGCAACTGGGTCAAGATCTAA